One genomic window of Leopardus geoffroyi isolate Oge1 chromosome C3, O.geoffroyi_Oge1_pat1.0, whole genome shotgun sequence includes the following:
- the PAQR6 gene encoding membrane progestin receptor delta isoform X2 produces the protein MLSLKLPQLLRVHQVPRVFWEDGIMSGYRRPSSSARDCVLSSFQMTNETVNIWTHFLPTWYFLWRLLALAGGPGFRAEPYHRPLLVFLLPACLYPFASCCAHTFSSMSPRARHICYFLDYGALSLYSLGCAFPYAAYSMPASWLHSRLHRLFVPAAALNSFLCTGLSCYSRFPELESPRLSKILRTAAFAYPFLFDNLPLFYRLGLCWDPGHSCGREALSSSHTYHLLCALLTGFLFASHLPERLAPGRFDYIGDPGSKDTGASCRPARSLLREGFHIPTLGEQQARRTR, from the exons ATGCTCAGTCTCAAGCTGCCCCAACTCCTTCGCGTCCACCAGGTCCCTCGG GTGTTCTGGGAAGACGGCATCATGTCAGGGTACCGCCGCCCCAGCAGCTCCGCCCGGGACTGTGTCCTCAGCTCCTTCCAGATGACCAACGAGACGGTCAACATCTGGACTCATTTCCTGCCCACCTG GTACTTCCTGTGGCGCCTGCTGGCGCTGGCGGGGGGCCCGGGCTTCCGCGCGGAGCCCTACCACCGGCCGCTGCTCGTCTTCCTGCTGCCCGCCTGCCTCTACCCCTTCGCGTCGTGCTGCGCGCACACCTTCAGCTCCATGTCGCCGCGCGCGCGCCACATCTGCTACTTCCTGGACTACGGCGCGCTCAGCCTCTACAGCCTGG gctgcGCCTTCCCCTACGCCGCCTACTCCATGCCGGCCTCCTGGCTGCACAGCCGCCTGCACCGGCTCTTTGTGCCCGCCGCCGCGCTCAATTCCTTCCTGTGCACCGGCCTCTCCTGCTACTCCCG gTTTCCCGAGCTGGAAAGCCCGCGGCTCAGTAAGATCCTCCGCACGGCCGCCTTCGCCTACCCCTTCCTGTTCGACAACCTGCCTCTGTTCTACCGG CTTGGCCTGTGCTGGGACCCGGGCCACAGCTGCGGGCGGGAGGCGCTGAGCTCCAGCCACACCTACCACCTGCTCTGCGCGCTGCTCACCGGCTTCCTTTTCGCCTCGCACCTGCCCGAGCGGCTGGCCCCCGGGCGCTTCGACTACATCG gtGACCCCGGTAGCAAGGACACAGGGGCCTCGTGCAGACCAGCTCGTTCCCTGCTTCGTGAAGGTTTTCATATTCCCACTTTGGGGGAGCAGCAGGCCCGGAGGACGAGGTGA
- the LOC123585870 gene encoding osteocalcin, producing MRPLTILALLALAVLCLCPAGPADAKPSRAESGRGAAFVSKQEGSEVVRRLRRYLAPGLGAPAPYPDPLEPKREICELNPDCDELADHIGFQDAYRRFYGTV from the exons ATGAGGCCCCTGACGATCCTCGCCCTGTTGGCCCTGGCCGTGCTCTGCCTCTGCCCAGCTGGCCCGGCAG ATGCAAAGCCCAGCCGTGCAGAGTCAGGCCGAGGCGCAG CCTTCGTGTCCAAGCAGGAGGGCAGTGAGGTGGTGAGGAGGCTCCGGCGCTACCTGGCCCCTGGGCTGGG CGCCCCAGCCCCCTACCCGGACCCCCTGGAGCCCAAGAGGGAAATATGTGAGCTCAACCCCGACTGTGACGAGCTGGCTGACCACATCGGCTTCCAGGACGCTTACAGGCGCTTCTACGGCACGGTCTAG
- the SLC25A44 gene encoding solute carrier family 25 member 44 isoform X2, which produces MEDKRNIQIIEWEHLDKKKFYVFGVAMTMMIRVSVYPFTLIRTRLQVQKGKSLYHGTFDAFIKILRADGVTGLYRGFLVNTFTLISGQCYVTTYELTRKFVADYSQSNTVKSLVAGGSASLVAQSITVPIDVVSQHLMMQRKGERMGRFQVQGSLEGRGVVAFGQTKDIIRQILRADGLRGFYRGYVASLLTYIPNSAVWWPFYHFYAEQISYLCPKECPHIVFQAVSGPLAAATASVLTNPMDVIRTRVQHGRCFSLPRRSPWWCCPEIIVPVCTQLKDASPAPNPRKWNLNACVTYKWQVLLYENGGLNI; this is translated from the exons ATGGAGGACAAACGCAACATCCAGATCATCGAGTGGGAACACCTGGACAAGAAGAAGTTCTACGTGTTTGGTGTGGCGATGACGATGATGATCCGTGTCAGCGTCTACCCCTTTACCCTCATCCGCACCCGGCTGCAGGTTCAGAAAGGCAAGAGCCTCTACCACGGGACTTTTGACGCCTTCATCAAGATCCTGCGAGCAGATGGCGTGACTGGCCTCTACCGGGGGTTCCTGGTCAACACCTTCACCCTCATCTCTGGCCAGTGCTATGTCACCACGTACGAGCTCACCCGGAAGTTTGTCGCCGACTACAGCCAGAGCAACACGGTCAAATCGCTGGTGGCCGGGGGCTCGGCCTCCCTGGTGGCCCAGAGCATCACGGTGCCCATTGACGTGGTGTCCCAGCACCTGATGATGCAGCGCAAGGGCGAGAGAATGGGCCGCTTCCAAGTGCAAGGGAGCCTGGAGGGACGAGGGGTGGTTGCCTTCGGCCAGACCAAGGACATCATCAGACAGATCTTGCGGGCTGATGGGCTTCGAGGCTTCTACCGAGGCTACGTGGCTTCACTGCTTACCTACATCCCAAATAGCGCCGTCTGGTGGCCCTTCTATCACTTCTATGCAG AGCAGATCTCGTACCTCTGTCCTAAGGAGTGCCCGCACATTGTCTTTCAAGCCGTCTCGGGGCCCCTGGCCGCGGCCACCGCTTCCGTCCTGACCAATCCCATGGACGTCATCCGAACCCGCGTGCAG CACGGCCGATGCTTTTCTTTACCGAGACGGAGCCCTTGGTGGTGCTGTCCAGAGATCATAGTCCCTGTCTGCACTCAGCTCAAAGATGCTTCCCCAGCACCTAATCCAAGGAAATGGAATCTGAATGCATGTGTAACATACAAATGGCAGGTTCTGCTGTATGAGAACGGGGGTTTGAACATCTGA
- the PMF1 gene encoding polyamine-modulated factor 1, translated as MAEARSGYAGGGCEGKGPEGPSRESVPPGTTVPRVKLLDTLVDTFLQKLVAAGSYQRFTDCYKRLYQLQPEMTQRIYDRFITQLQTSVREEISEIKAEGNLEAVLNALDKIAEDRNGQEEPAWRPSGNPEADLRSALVPYFRQQRDALQRHVRKQEAENRRLAEAVVAGRQQVQELQRRGQARQQAWQALHREQKELVAVLGEPE; from the exons ATGGCCGAAGCGCGCAGCGGCTACGCAGGCGGCGGCTGTGAGGGAAAGGGGCCTGAGGGGCCGTCCCGGGAATCCGTGCCCCCCGGCACCACCGTGCCCAGGGTGAAGCTCCTCGACACTCTGGTGGATACGTTCCTCCAGAAGCTGGTCGCCGCCGGGAG CTACCAGAGATTCACCGACTGTTACAAGCGCCTCTACCAGCTGCAGCCTGAGATGACACAACGAATCTACGACAGGTTTATCACCCAGTTGCAGACGTCTGTCCGG GAGGAAATCTCCGAAATCAAAGCAGAGGGGAACCTGGAAGCCGTCTTGAACGCCTTGGACAAGATCGCGGAAGACCGCAATGGCCAGGAGGAGCCGGCCTG GCGCCCAAGCGGGAACCCGGAGGCGGACCTGCGCAGCGCCCTGGTGCCCTACTTCCGGCAGCAGCGGGACGCCTTGCAGCGGCACGTGCGCAAACAGGAGGCGGAGAACAGGCGGCTGGCGGAGGCCGTGGTGGCCGGACGCCAGCAGGTGCAGGAGCTCCAGCGGCGGGGCCAGGCCCGGCAGCAGGCCTGGCAG GCCCTGCACAGAGAACAGAAGGAGCTGGTGGCTGTGCTGGGGGAGCCGGAGTGA
- the SLC25A44 gene encoding solute carrier family 25 member 44 isoform X1 — protein MEDKRNIQIIEWEHLDKKKFYVFGVAMTMMIRVSVYPFTLIRTRLQVQKGKSLYHGTFDAFIKILRADGVTGLYRGFLVNTFTLISGQCYVTTYELTRKFVADYSQSNTVKSLVAGGSASLVAQSITVPIDVVSQHLMMQRKGERMGRFQVQGSLEGRGVVAFGQTKDIIRQILRADGLRGFYRGYVASLLTYIPNSAVWWPFYHFYAEQISYLCPKECPHIVFQAVSGPLAAATASVLTNPMDVIRTRVQVEGKSSIILTFRQLMAEEGPWGLMKGLSARIISATPSSIVIVVGYESLKKLSLRPELVDSRHW, from the exons ATGGAGGACAAACGCAACATCCAGATCATCGAGTGGGAACACCTGGACAAGAAGAAGTTCTACGTGTTTGGTGTGGCGATGACGATGATGATCCGTGTCAGCGTCTACCCCTTTACCCTCATCCGCACCCGGCTGCAGGTTCAGAAAGGCAAGAGCCTCTACCACGGGACTTTTGACGCCTTCATCAAGATCCTGCGAGCAGATGGCGTGACTGGCCTCTACCGGGGGTTCCTGGTCAACACCTTCACCCTCATCTCTGGCCAGTGCTATGTCACCACGTACGAGCTCACCCGGAAGTTTGTCGCCGACTACAGCCAGAGCAACACGGTCAAATCGCTGGTGGCCGGGGGCTCGGCCTCCCTGGTGGCCCAGAGCATCACGGTGCCCATTGACGTGGTGTCCCAGCACCTGATGATGCAGCGCAAGGGCGAGAGAATGGGCCGCTTCCAAGTGCAAGGGAGCCTGGAGGGACGAGGGGTGGTTGCCTTCGGCCAGACCAAGGACATCATCAGACAGATCTTGCGGGCTGATGGGCTTCGAGGCTTCTACCGAGGCTACGTGGCTTCACTGCTTACCTACATCCCAAATAGCGCCGTCTGGTGGCCCTTCTATCACTTCTATGCAG AGCAGATCTCGTACCTCTGTCCTAAGGAGTGCCCGCACATTGTCTTTCAAGCCGTCTCGGGGCCCCTGGCCGCGGCCACCGCTTCCGTCCTGACCAATCCCATGGACGTCATCCGAACCCGCGTGCAG GTTGAAGGCAAGAGCTCCATCATCCTGACCTTCAGACAGCTGATGGCAGAAGAGGGGCCTTGGGGCCTCATGAAGGGCCTCTCTGCCAGAATCATCTCAGCCACGCCCTCCAGCATTGTCATCGTGGTGGGCTATGAGAGCCTCAAGAAACTCAGCCTCCGGCCTGAGCTGGTGGACTCAAGACACTGGTAA
- the PAQR6 gene encoding membrane progestin receptor delta isoform X1 codes for MLSLKLPQLLRVHQVPRVFWEDGIMSGYRRPSSSARDCVLSSFQMTNETVNIWTHFLPTWYFLWRLLALAGGPGFRAEPYHRPLLVFLLPACLYPFASCCAHTFSSMSPRARHICYFLDYGALSLYSLGCAFPYAAYSMPASWLHSRLHRLFVPAAALNSFLCTGLSCYSRFPELESPRLSKILRTAAFAYPFLFDNLPLFYRLGLCWDPGHSCGREALSSSHTYHLLCALLTGFLFASHLPERLAPGRFDYIGHSHQLFHICAVLGTHFQLEAVLADMGSRRAWLAAQEPPLGLVGTLATLGLAVAGNLLIIAAFTTSLFRAPSTCPLLQGGPPEGGMKAKQQ; via the exons ATGCTCAGTCTCAAGCTGCCCCAACTCCTTCGCGTCCACCAGGTCCCTCGG GTGTTCTGGGAAGACGGCATCATGTCAGGGTACCGCCGCCCCAGCAGCTCCGCCCGGGACTGTGTCCTCAGCTCCTTCCAGATGACCAACGAGACGGTCAACATCTGGACTCATTTCCTGCCCACCTG GTACTTCCTGTGGCGCCTGCTGGCGCTGGCGGGGGGCCCGGGCTTCCGCGCGGAGCCCTACCACCGGCCGCTGCTCGTCTTCCTGCTGCCCGCCTGCCTCTACCCCTTCGCGTCGTGCTGCGCGCACACCTTCAGCTCCATGTCGCCGCGCGCGCGCCACATCTGCTACTTCCTGGACTACGGCGCGCTCAGCCTCTACAGCCTGG gctgcGCCTTCCCCTACGCCGCCTACTCCATGCCGGCCTCCTGGCTGCACAGCCGCCTGCACCGGCTCTTTGTGCCCGCCGCCGCGCTCAATTCCTTCCTGTGCACCGGCCTCTCCTGCTACTCCCG gTTTCCCGAGCTGGAAAGCCCGCGGCTCAGTAAGATCCTCCGCACGGCCGCCTTCGCCTACCCCTTCCTGTTCGACAACCTGCCTCTGTTCTACCGG CTTGGCCTGTGCTGGGACCCGGGCCACAGCTGCGGGCGGGAGGCGCTGAGCTCCAGCCACACCTACCACCTGCTCTGCGCGCTGCTCACCGGCTTCCTTTTCGCCTCGCACCTGCCCGAGCGGCTGGCCCCCGGGCGCTTCGACTACATCG GCCACAGCCACCAGCTGTTCCACATCTGCGCGGTGCTGGGCACCCACTTCCAGCTGGAGGCGGTGCTGGCTGACATGGGGTCTCGCCGCGCCTGGCTGGCCGCGCAGGAGCCCCCCTTGGGCCTGGTGGGCACGCTGGCCACGCTGGGCCTGGCGGTGGCCGGGAACCTGCTCATCATTGCCGCCTTCACGACCTCCCTATTTCGGGCCCCCAGCACGTGCCCCCTGCTGCAGGGTGGCCCGCCGGAGGGGGGAATGAAGGCCAAACAGCAGTGA
- the PAQR6 gene encoding membrane progestin receptor delta isoform X3 yields the protein MSGYRRPSSSARDCVLSSFQMTNETVNIWTHFLPTWYFLWRLLALAGGPGFRAEPYHRPLLVFLLPACLYPFASCCAHTFSSMSPRARHICYFLDYGALSLYSLGCAFPYAAYSMPASWLHSRLHRLFVPAAALNSFLCTGLSCYSRFPELESPRLSKILRTAAFAYPFLFDNLPLFYRLGLCWDPGHSCGREALSSSHTYHLLCALLTGFLFASHLPERLAPGRFDYIGHSHQLFHICAVLGTHFQLEAVLADMGSRRAWLAAQEPPLGLVGTLATLGLAVAGNLLIIAAFTTSLFRAPSTCPLLQGGPPEGGMKAKQQ from the exons ATGTCAGGGTACCGCCGCCCCAGCAGCTCCGCCCGGGACTGTGTCCTCAGCTCCTTCCAGATGACCAACGAGACGGTCAACATCTGGACTCATTTCCTGCCCACCTG GTACTTCCTGTGGCGCCTGCTGGCGCTGGCGGGGGGCCCGGGCTTCCGCGCGGAGCCCTACCACCGGCCGCTGCTCGTCTTCCTGCTGCCCGCCTGCCTCTACCCCTTCGCGTCGTGCTGCGCGCACACCTTCAGCTCCATGTCGCCGCGCGCGCGCCACATCTGCTACTTCCTGGACTACGGCGCGCTCAGCCTCTACAGCCTGG gctgcGCCTTCCCCTACGCCGCCTACTCCATGCCGGCCTCCTGGCTGCACAGCCGCCTGCACCGGCTCTTTGTGCCCGCCGCCGCGCTCAATTCCTTCCTGTGCACCGGCCTCTCCTGCTACTCCCG gTTTCCCGAGCTGGAAAGCCCGCGGCTCAGTAAGATCCTCCGCACGGCCGCCTTCGCCTACCCCTTCCTGTTCGACAACCTGCCTCTGTTCTACCGG CTTGGCCTGTGCTGGGACCCGGGCCACAGCTGCGGGCGGGAGGCGCTGAGCTCCAGCCACACCTACCACCTGCTCTGCGCGCTGCTCACCGGCTTCCTTTTCGCCTCGCACCTGCCCGAGCGGCTGGCCCCCGGGCGCTTCGACTACATCG GCCACAGCCACCAGCTGTTCCACATCTGCGCGGTGCTGGGCACCCACTTCCAGCTGGAGGCGGTGCTGGCTGACATGGGGTCTCGCCGCGCCTGGCTGGCCGCGCAGGAGCCCCCCTTGGGCCTGGTGGGCACGCTGGCCACGCTGGGCCTGGCGGTGGCCGGGAACCTGCTCATCATTGCCGCCTTCACGACCTCCCTATTTCGGGCCCCCAGCACGTGCCCCCTGCTGCAGGGTGGCCCGCCGGAGGGGGGAATGAAGGCCAAACAGCAGTGA